In a genomic window of Candidatus Zymogenus saltonus:
- the tatA gene encoding twin-arginine translocase TatA/TatE family subunit, translating into MFGLGMPELIIILVLALLIFGAGKLPEVGASLGKGIRNFKKGISSIDDEIKRDEPDRPEEIEKKG; encoded by the coding sequence ATGTTTGGACTTGGTATGCCTGAGCTCATCATAATTCTTGTCTTGGCCCTTCTGATTTTCGGGGCCGGCAAGCTTCCTGAAGTCGGGGCTTCCCTCGGCAAAGGGATCAGGAACTTCAAAAAGGGCATCTCCAGCATAGATGACGAAATAAAAAGGGATGAGCCAGATCGTCCCGAAGAGATCGAGAAAAAGGGCTAG